One window from the genome of Pseudomonas fluorescens encodes:
- a CDS encoding ABC transporter ATP-binding protein yields MSLLEIKNLNVRFGDATAVPVVDGLDLSVEKGEVLAIVGESGSGKSVTMMALMGLIEHPGIVTADALNFDGKNMLKLSNRQRRQIVGKDLAMVFQDPMTALNPSYTVGFQIEEVLRLHLKMSGKAARKRAIELLEKVEIPGAASRMDAYPHQLSGGMSQRVAIAMAIAGEPKLLIADEPTTALDVTIQAQIMDLLLALQKEQDMGLVLITHDLAVVAETAQRVCVMYAGQAVEVGQVPQLFDIPAHPYSEALLAAIPEHSMGAERLATLPGIVPGRYDRPQGCLLSPRCPYVQDNCRQQRPALDAKSNSLARCFYPLNQEVA; encoded by the coding sequence ATGTCACTGCTAGAAATCAAGAATCTCAACGTTCGCTTCGGCGACGCCACCGCCGTGCCAGTGGTCGATGGCCTGGACCTGAGCGTGGAAAAAGGCGAAGTCCTGGCGATCGTCGGCGAATCGGGCTCGGGTAAATCCGTGACCATGATGGCGCTGATGGGCCTGATCGAGCACCCCGGCATCGTCACCGCCGATGCGCTGAACTTCGACGGCAAGAACATGCTCAAGCTGAGCAACCGCCAGCGCCGGCAGATCGTCGGCAAAGACCTGGCGATGGTCTTCCAGGACCCGATGACCGCGCTCAACCCCAGCTACACCGTGGGTTTCCAGATCGAAGAAGTGTTGCGCCTGCACCTGAAGATGTCCGGCAAGGCCGCCCGCAAGCGCGCCATCGAACTGCTGGAAAAAGTCGAGATCCCGGGCGCTGCCAGCCGCATGGACGCCTACCCCCATCAGTTGTCCGGTGGCATGAGCCAGCGCGTGGCGATTGCCATGGCCATTGCCGGCGAGCCGAAGTTGCTGATCGCCGACGAACCGACCACCGCCCTCGACGTGACCATCCAGGCCCAGATCATGGACCTGCTGCTGGCCCTGCAAAAAGAACAGGACATGGGCCTGGTGCTGATCACCCATGACCTGGCCGTGGTGGCTGAAACCGCCCAGCGCGTGTGCGTGATGTACGCCGGCCAGGCCGTGGAAGTGGGCCAGGTGCCGCAACTGTTCGACATTCCGGCCCACCCGTACAGCGAAGCGCTGCTGGCGGCGATTCCGGAGCACAGCATGGGCGCCGAGCGCCTGGCGACCCTGCCGGGCATCGTGCCCGGCCGCTACGACCGTCCGCAAGGCTGCCTGCTGTCGCCGCGCTGCCCGTACGTGCAGGACAACTGCCGGCAACAACGCCCGGCCCTCGATGCGAAATCCAACAGCCTCGCCCGCTGCTTCTACCCGTTGAACCAGGAGGTGGCGTGA
- a CDS encoding ABC transporter permease subunit yields MSTPTTAVAVDQSLLYPSPYKEFWHAFSRNKGAVAGLLFMILVVFCALFAPWVAPHDPSEQYRDFLLTPPAWLEGGQIQFLLGTDELGRDLLSRLIQGSRLSLLIGLSSVVMSLIPGILLGLFAGFFPRILGPTIMRLMDIMLALPSLLLAVAIVAILGPGLINTVIAIAIVSLPSYVRLTRAAVMGELNRDYVTAARLAGAGLPRLMFITVLPNCMAPLIVQATLSFSSAILDAAALGFLGLGVQPPTPEWGTMLASARDYIERAWWVVSLPGLTILLSVLAINLMGDGLRDALDPKLKNAA; encoded by the coding sequence ATGAGTACTCCAACTACCGCGGTAGCAGTCGATCAAAGCCTGCTGTACCCGTCCCCGTACAAAGAATTCTGGCACGCGTTTTCCCGCAACAAGGGCGCCGTGGCCGGGCTGCTGTTCATGATCCTGGTGGTGTTCTGCGCGCTCTTCGCGCCATGGGTCGCGCCTCACGACCCGAGCGAGCAGTACCGCGACTTCCTGCTGACGCCGCCGGCGTGGCTTGAAGGCGGGCAGATCCAGTTCCTGCTGGGCACCGACGAACTGGGCCGCGATTTGCTGTCACGCCTGATCCAGGGTTCGCGCCTGTCGCTGCTGATCGGTTTGTCGTCGGTGGTGATGTCGCTGATCCCGGGCATCCTGCTGGGGCTGTTCGCCGGGTTCTTCCCGCGCATCCTCGGCCCGACCATCATGCGCCTGATGGACATCATGCTGGCCCTGCCTTCGCTGCTGCTGGCCGTGGCGATTGTCGCCATCCTCGGCCCAGGCCTGATCAACACCGTGATCGCCATCGCCATCGTCTCGCTGCCGTCCTACGTGCGCCTGACCCGCGCCGCCGTGATGGGCGAACTGAACCGTGACTACGTGACCGCCGCCCGCCTGGCCGGTGCCGGCCTGCCGCGCCTGATGTTCATCACCGTGCTGCCCAACTGCATGGCACCGCTGATCGTCCAGGCGACGCTGAGCTTTTCCTCGGCGATCCTCGACGCCGCCGCCCTGGGCTTCCTCGGCCTCGGCGTGCAACCGCCAACCCCGGAGTGGGGCACCATGCTGGCCTCGGCCCGGGACTACATCGAACGCGCCTGGTGGGTCGTGAGCCTGCCTGGCTTGACCATTTTGCTCAGCGTGCTGGCAATCAACCTGATGGGCGACGGTCTGCGCGATGCGCTGGACCCGAAACTCAAGAATGCCGCCTGA
- a CDS encoding betaine/proline/choline family ABC transporter ATP-binding protein (Members of the family are the ATP-binding subunit of ABC transporters for substrates such as betaine, L-proline or other amino acids, choline, carnitine, etc. The substrate specificity is best determined from the substrate-binding subunit, rather than this subunit, as it interacts with the permease subunit and not with substrate directly.): MIELQNLSKTFKSNGKDVKAVDSVNLIVNEGEICVFLGPSGCGKSTTLKMINRLIPPTSGKVLINGEDTTDLDEVTLRRNIGYVIQQIGLFPNMTIEENITVVPRLLGWDKQKCHDRARELMSMIKLEPKQYLHRYPRELSGGQQQRIGVIRALAADAPLLLMDEPFGAVDPINREMIQNEFFEMQRALNKTVIMVSHDIDEAIKLGDKIAIFRAGKLVQCDHPDTLLAHPADEFVSSFVGQDSTLKRLLLVKAEDAADNAPSVSPETPVNEALELMDEHDRRYVVVTCAENKALGYVRRRDLYRQTGTCGQYLREFNATAAYDEHLRILLSRMYEFNRSWLPVMDAERVFLGEVTQESIAEYLSSGKSRGGKTSIVSPAEIAQA; the protein is encoded by the coding sequence ATGATCGAACTTCAAAACCTCAGCAAAACCTTCAAGAGCAACGGCAAGGACGTCAAGGCCGTCGACTCGGTGAACCTGATCGTCAACGAAGGCGAGATCTGCGTGTTCCTCGGGCCGTCGGGCTGTGGCAAAAGCACCACGCTGAAGATGATCAATCGCCTGATCCCGCCCACCTCGGGCAAGGTATTGATCAACGGCGAAGACACCACCGACCTGGACGAAGTGACCTTGCGCCGCAACATCGGCTACGTGATCCAGCAGATCGGCCTGTTCCCGAACATGACCATCGAGGAAAACATCACCGTGGTCCCGCGCCTGCTGGGCTGGGACAAGCAGAAGTGCCACGACCGTGCCCGCGAACTGATGAGCATGATCAAGCTCGAGCCCAAGCAGTACCTGCATCGCTACCCTCGCGAGCTGTCGGGTGGCCAGCAGCAACGGATCGGCGTGATCCGGGCCCTGGCGGCCGATGCGCCACTGTTGCTGATGGACGAACCGTTCGGCGCGGTGGACCCGATCAACCGCGAGATGATCCAGAACGAGTTCTTCGAGATGCAACGGGCGTTGAACAAGACCGTGATCATGGTCAGCCACGACATCGACGAGGCGATCAAGCTGGGGGACAAGATTGCGATCTTCCGCGCCGGCAAGCTGGTCCAGTGCGATCACCCGGACACGTTGCTGGCGCATCCGGCCGACGAGTTCGTCAGCAGTTTCGTCGGCCAGGACAGCACGCTCAAGCGCCTGTTGCTGGTCAAGGCCGAAGACGCCGCCGACAACGCGCCGTCGGTCAGCCCGGAAACGCCGGTGAATGAGGCGCTGGAGCTGATGGACGAACATGACCGTCGCTACGTGGTGGTGACCTGTGCCGAGAACAAGGCCCTGGGCTATGTGCGACGGCGCGACCTGTACCGTCAGACCGGCACGTGCGGACAATACCTGCGGGAATTCAACGCCACCGCGGCCTACGACGAACACCTGCGGATCCTGCTGTCGCGCATGTACGAGTTCAACCGCTCGTGGCTGCCGGTGATGGACGCCGAGCGGGTGTTCCTCGGGGAAGTGACCCAGGAATCCATCGCCGAGTACCTGAGTTCCGGGAAATCCCGTGGGGGCAAGACCAGCATCGTTTCGCCGGCGGAGATTGCGCAGGCCTGA
- a CDS encoding type III PLP-dependent enzyme, whose translation MSIQVEDYFARETFQKMKAFADKQETPFVVIDTAMISQAYDDLRAGFEFAKVYYAVKANPAVEIIDLLKDKGSNFDIASIYELDKVMSRGVGPDQISYGNTIKKSRDIRYFYEKGVRLYATDSEADLRNIAKAAPGSKVYVRILTEGSTTADWPLSRKFGCQTDMAMDLLILARDLGLVPYGISFHVGSQQRDISVWDAAIAKVKVIFERLKEEDGIVLKLINMGGGFPANYITRTNSLDTYAEEIIRFLKEDFGDDLPEIILEPGRSLIANAGILVSEVVLVARKSRTAVERWVYTDVGKFSGLIETMDEAIKFPIWTEKKGEMEEVVIAGPTCDSADIMYENYKYGLPLNLAIGDRLYWLSTGAYTTSYSAVEFNGFPPLKSFYV comes from the coding sequence ATGTCGATCCAGGTCGAAGATTATTTCGCGCGCGAAACTTTCCAGAAAATGAAAGCGTTCGCCGACAAGCAGGAAACCCCGTTCGTGGTGATCGACACCGCGATGATCTCCCAGGCCTATGACGACCTGCGCGCCGGTTTCGAATTCGCCAAGGTCTACTACGCCGTCAAGGCCAACCCGGCGGTGGAAATCATCGACCTGCTCAAGGACAAAGGCTCGAACTTCGACATCGCCTCGATCTACGAGCTGGATAAAGTCATGAGCCGTGGCGTGGGCCCGGACCAGATCAGCTACGGCAACACCATCAAGAAATCCCGCGACATTCGCTACTTCTACGAGAAGGGCGTGCGCCTGTACGCCACCGACTCCGAAGCCGACCTGCGCAACATCGCCAAGGCCGCGCCGGGTTCGAAGGTTTATGTGCGGATCCTCACCGAAGGCTCGACCACCGCTGACTGGCCGTTGTCGCGCAAGTTCGGCTGCCAGACCGACATGGCCATGGACCTGCTGATCCTGGCCCGCGACCTGGGCCTGGTGCCGTACGGCATTTCGTTCCACGTCGGCTCGCAACAGCGCGACATCAGCGTCTGGGACGCGGCCATCGCCAAGGTCAAGGTGATCTTCGAGCGTCTGAAGGAAGAAGACGGCATCGTCTTGAAGCTGATCAACATGGGTGGCGGCTTCCCGGCCAACTACATCACCCGCACCAACAGCCTGGACACCTACGCCGAGGAAATCATCCGCTTCCTCAAGGAAGACTTCGGCGACGACCTGCCGGAAATCATCCTGGAGCCGGGCCGTTCGTTGATCGCCAACGCCGGTATCCTGGTCAGCGAAGTGGTGTTGGTGGCGCGTAAGTCCCGTACCGCTGTCGAGCGTTGGGTGTACACGGATGTGGGCAAGTTCTCTGGCCTGATCGAAACCATGGACGAAGCCATCAAGTTCCCGATCTGGACCGAGAAGAAAGGCGAGATGGAAGAAGTGGTCATCGCCGGGCCGACCTGCGACAGCGCCGACATCATGTATGAAAACTACAAGTACGGTCTGCCGTTGAACCTGGCCATTGGCGATCGCCTGTACTGGTTGTCGACCGGGGCCTATACCACCAGCTATAGCGCGGTGGAATTCAACGGCTTTCCGCCGCTGAAATCGTTTTACGTGTAA
- a CDS encoding peptide chain release factor 3 has protein sequence MTKQAAEVAKRRTFAIISHPDAGKTTITEKLLLMGKAIAVAGTVKSRKSDRHATSDWMEMEKQRGISITTSVMQFPYRDHMINLLDTPGHEDFSEDTYRTLTAVDSALMVLDGGKGVEPRTIALMDVCRLRDTPIVSFINKLDRDIRDPIELLDEIEAVLKIKAAPITWPIGCYRDFKGVYHLADDYIIVYTAGHGHERTEVKIIEKLDSDEARAHLGDEYERFVEQLELVQGACHEFNQQEFLDGQLTPVFFGTALGNFGVDHVLDAVVDWAPRPLPRVANERTVEPVEEKFSGFVFKIQANMDPKHRDRIAFMRICSGKYDKGMKMRHVRTGKDVRIGDALTFFSSEREQLEEAFAGDIIGLHNHGTIQIGDTFTEGEALGFTGIPHFAPELFRRVRLKDPLKSKQLRQGLQQLAEEGATQVFFPERSNDIILGAVGVLQFDVVASRLKEEYKVECSYEPITVYSARWVECGDKKKLEEFSNKAVENLALDGGGHLTYLAPTRVNLALMEERWPDVKFRATREHH, from the coding sequence ATGACCAAACAGGCCGCCGAAGTCGCGAAACGCCGCACTTTCGCCATTATTTCCCACCCCGATGCCGGTAAGACCACCATCACCGAAAAGCTCTTGCTGATGGGCAAGGCGATTGCGGTCGCCGGCACGGTGAAGTCTCGCAAGTCCGATCGCCATGCCACCTCCGACTGGATGGAAATGGAAAAGCAACGGGGTATCTCCATTACCACGTCGGTCATGCAGTTCCCGTATCGCGATCACATGATCAACCTGCTCGATACTCCGGGCCACGAAGACTTCTCCGAAGACACCTACCGCACCCTGACGGCAGTGGACTCGGCCTTGATGGTCCTCGACGGCGGTAAAGGCGTCGAACCACGGACCATCGCGCTGATGGACGTCTGCCGCCTGCGGGACACGCCGATCGTCAGTTTCATCAACAAACTCGACCGCGACATCCGTGACCCGATTGAACTGCTCGACGAGATCGAAGCGGTCCTGAAGATCAAGGCGGCGCCGATCACCTGGCCGATCGGTTGCTACCGCGACTTCAAGGGCGTGTACCACCTGGCCGACGACTACATCATCGTCTACACCGCCGGGCACGGGCACGAGCGCACCGAGGTGAAGATCATCGAGAAACTCGACTCCGACGAGGCTCGCGCGCACTTGGGCGATGAATACGAGCGTTTCGTCGAGCAACTGGAGCTGGTGCAGGGCGCCTGCCACGAGTTCAACCAGCAGGAATTCCTCGACGGCCAACTGACCCCGGTGTTCTTCGGTACGGCCCTGGGCAACTTCGGCGTGGACCATGTGCTCGACGCCGTGGTGGACTGGGCCCCGCGCCCGCTGCCGCGCGTTGCCAACGAGCGCACCGTGGAGCCGGTGGAAGAGAAGTTCTCGGGCTTCGTGTTCAAGATCCAGGCGAACATGGACCCCAAGCACCGCGACCGTATCGCCTTCATGCGCATCTGCTCCGGCAAATACGACAAGGGCATGAAGATGCGCCACGTGCGCACTGGCAAGGACGTGCGCATCGGCGACGCCTTGACCTTCTTCTCCTCGGAACGCGAGCAACTGGAAGAAGCCTTCGCCGGTGACATCATCGGCCTGCACAACCACGGCACCATCCAGATCGGCGACACCTTCACCGAAGGCGAAGCCCTGGGTTTCACCGGCATCCCGCACTTCGCCCCGGAACTGTTCCGCCGCGTACGCCTGAAGGACCCGCTCAAGTCCAAGCAACTGCGCCAGGGCCTGCAGCAATTGGCCGAAGAGGGCGCCACCCAGGTGTTCTTCCCGGAGCGCAGCAACGACATCATCCTCGGCGCCGTCGGTGTGCTGCAGTTCGATGTGGTCGCCAGCCGCTTGAAAGAGGAATACAAGGTTGAATGCTCCTACGAGCCAATCACCGTGTACTCCGCCCGTTGGGTCGAATGCGGCGACAAGAAAAAGCTCGAGGAATTCTCCAACAAGGCTGTGGAAAACCTCGCCTTGGATGGCGGCGGTCACCTGACCTACCTGGCCCCGACCCGGGTCAACCTGGCGCTGATGGAAGAGCGCTGGCCGGATGTGAAATTCCGCGCGACCCGTGAGCATCACTAA
- a CDS encoding ABC transporter permease: MAIRYGKGLIGGAVVVALLALLIHWIGIDTIQRYRDDLLFYLQAHLMLVLASMLAALIVGIPAGIALSRPGLVGRAERFMQVFNIGNTVPPLAVLAIALGILGIGSGPAIFALFLASLLPIVRNTYEGLKNVQGSLKEAAVGIGMTPRQVLWKVELPNAVPIIVGGVRVALAINVGTAPLAFLIGANSLGSLIFPGIALNNQPQLLLGAACTALLALLLDGLVTLASRLWLERGLRPS, encoded by the coding sequence GTGGCTATCCGCTATGGCAAAGGGCTTATCGGGGGTGCGGTCGTCGTCGCGCTCCTGGCCCTGTTGATCCACTGGATCGGCATCGATACGATCCAACGCTACCGCGACGATCTGCTGTTTTACCTGCAAGCGCACCTGATGCTTGTATTGGCCTCCATGCTGGCGGCCCTCATTGTCGGCATCCCCGCTGGCATCGCCCTCAGCCGCCCCGGCCTGGTCGGGCGCGCCGAACGCTTCATGCAAGTGTTCAACATCGGCAATACGGTACCGCCCCTGGCCGTGCTGGCCATCGCCCTGGGCATCCTGGGCATCGGCAGCGGACCTGCCATCTTCGCCCTGTTCCTCGCCTCGCTGCTGCCCATCGTGCGCAACACCTATGAAGGCCTGAAGAATGTCCAGGGTTCCCTCAAGGAAGCCGCCGTCGGCATCGGCATGACCCCACGCCAGGTGCTGTGGAAAGTCGAGTTGCCCAACGCCGTGCCGATCATCGTCGGTGGCGTGCGCGTGGCCCTGGCGATCAACGTCGGCACCGCGCCCCTGGCGTTCCTGATCGGCGCCAACAGCCTCGGCAGCCTGATCTTCCCCGGCATCGCCTTGAACAACCAGCCGCAGCTGTTGCTCGGCGCGGCCTGCACCGCCCTGCTGGCGCTGCTGCTCGACGGCCTGGTGACACTGGCCAGCCGCCTCTGGCTGGAACGCGGTCTGCGACCGTCATAA
- a CDS encoding ABC transporter permease, with protein MDFLDAFSHLDWPLVLHLTWQHITLVGIAVTLAIVVGVPLGIFMTRFPALAGPLQASATVLLTIPSIALFGLLLPFYSKFGQGLGPMPAITAVFLYSLLPIMRNTYLALTGVEPGIREAARGIGMTFAQRLRMVELPIAVPVILAGVRTAVVMNIGVMTIAATIGAGGLGVLILASISRSDMSMLIVGAVLVSLLAIFADLLLQWLQRSLTPKGLLK; from the coding sequence ATGGATTTTCTTGACGCCTTTTCCCATCTGGACTGGCCGCTGGTGCTGCACCTGACCTGGCAGCACATCACCCTGGTGGGCATCGCCGTGACCCTGGCGATTGTCGTCGGCGTGCCCCTGGGCATCTTCATGACCCGCTTCCCGGCGCTCGCCGGCCCCTTGCAGGCCAGCGCCACGGTGCTGCTGACGATTCCGTCGATCGCGCTGTTCGGCCTGTTGTTGCCGTTCTATTCCAAGTTCGGCCAGGGCCTGGGGCCGATGCCGGCGATCACCGCGGTGTTTCTCTATTCGTTGTTGCCGATCATGCGCAACACCTACCTGGCCTTGACCGGCGTCGAACCGGGCATCCGTGAAGCCGCCCGCGGCATCGGCATGACCTTCGCCCAGCGCCTGCGCATGGTCGAACTGCCCATCGCCGTGCCGGTGATCCTGGCCGGCGTGCGCACCGCCGTGGTCATGAACATCGGCGTCATGACCATCGCCGCCACCATCGGCGCCGGTGGCCTGGGCGTGCTCATCCTCGCTTCCATCAGCCGCAGCGACATGTCGATGCTGATCGTCGGCGCCGTGCTGGTCAGTCTCCTGGCCATCTTCGCCGACCTGCTTCTGCAATGGCTGCAACGCTCGCTGACCCCAAAAGGACTATTGAAATGA
- a CDS encoding peptide ABC transporter ATP-binding protein: MAVVLTARDLTRHYEVSRGMFKGHATVRALNGVSFELEAGKTLAVVGESGCGKSTLARALTLIEEPSSGSLKIAGQEVTGANKAERKQLRKDVQMVFQSPYASLNPRQKIGDQLAEPLLINTNLSATERREKVQAMMKQVGLRPEHYQRYPHMFSGGQRQRIALARAMMLQPKVLVADEPTSALDVSIQAQVLNLFMDLQQEFNTAYVFISHNLAVVQHVADDVMVMYLGRPVEMGPNESIYSRPLHPYTQALLSATPTIHPDPNKPKIKIVGELPNPLNPPSGCAFHKRCPYATERCKTEEPALRPLDNRLVACHYAERFLEGAA; this comes from the coding sequence ATGGCCGTCGTACTTACCGCCCGTGACCTGACCCGTCATTACGAAGTGTCCCGTGGCATGTTCAAGGGCCATGCGACCGTGCGCGCCCTCAACGGTGTGTCGTTCGAACTGGAAGCCGGCAAGACCCTGGCCGTGGTGGGTGAATCCGGTTGCGGCAAATCCACCCTGGCCCGGGCCCTGACGCTGATCGAAGAACCGTCCTCCGGCTCCTTGAAAATCGCCGGGCAGGAAGTGACCGGCGCCAACAAGGCCGAACGCAAGCAATTGCGCAAAGACGTGCAGATGGTGTTCCAGAGCCCCTATGCGTCCCTCAACCCGCGACAGAAAATCGGTGATCAGCTGGCCGAACCGTTGCTGATCAACACCAACCTGTCGGCCACCGAACGGCGGGAAAAAGTCCAGGCGATGATGAAGCAGGTGGGCTTGCGCCCCGAGCATTACCAGCGCTACCCGCACATGTTCTCCGGCGGCCAGCGCCAGCGCATCGCCCTGGCCCGTGCCATGATGCTGCAACCCAAGGTGCTGGTGGCGGACGAACCGACGTCGGCGCTGGACGTATCGATCCAGGCCCAAGTGCTCAACCTGTTCATGGACTTGCAGCAGGAGTTCAACACCGCCTACGTGTTCATTTCCCACAACCTGGCGGTGGTGCAACACGTGGCCGACGACGTGATGGTGATGTACCTCGGTCGCCCGGTGGAGATGGGCCCCAACGAGTCCATCTACAGCCGCCCGCTGCACCCGTACACCCAGGCGCTGCTGTCGGCCACGCCGACCATCCACCCGGACCCGAACAAGCCGAAGATCAAGATCGTCGGCGAGCTGCCCAACCCGCTCAACCCACCGTCCGGCTGCGCCTTCCACAAGCGCTGCCCGTACGCCACCGAACGTTGCAAGACCGAAGAACCGGCGCTTCGCCCGCTCGATAACCGGCTGGTGGCCTGTCACTACGCCGAGCGGTTCCTCGAAGGCGCGGCATAA
- a CDS encoding glycine betaine ABC transporter substrate-binding protein: protein MKKLSLILGCVLLFAGFAQAAEKPLIRLGARVFTEQTLLAEITAQYLRSKGYDAQITGGLGSNLARSAHETGQLDLLWEYTGVSLVAYNHVTEKLDSAQSYARVKELDAKKGLAWLAPSKFSNTYALALPEKVAQQYPQINSISQLNTVLRAEADDNHLVALDTEFANRSDGLAGMVEQYGMNLTRKNIRQMDAGLVYTALRNSQVFAGLVYTTDGRLNAFKLKLLEDDKHYFPDYTAAPVVRQAFLDAHPQLAAQLKPLAELFDDETMRQLNARVDVNHESPSAVAADFLRQHSLLSTQ from the coding sequence ATGAAGAAGTTGAGCTTGATACTGGGCTGTGTCCTGCTGTTCGCAGGGTTCGCCCAAGCCGCTGAAAAACCGCTGATCCGCCTCGGCGCCCGGGTATTCACCGAGCAGACACTGCTGGCGGAAATCACCGCGCAATACCTGCGCAGCAAAGGCTACGACGCGCAGATCACCGGCGGCCTGGGCAGCAACCTGGCCCGCAGCGCCCATGAAACCGGACAATTGGACCTGCTGTGGGAATACACCGGCGTGTCGCTGGTGGCCTACAACCACGTCACGGAAAAACTCGACAGCGCCCAGTCCTACGCCCGGGTGAAAGAACTCGACGCCAAAAAAGGCCTGGCCTGGCTGGCACCGTCGAAATTCAGCAACACCTACGCCTTGGCGCTGCCGGAAAAAGTCGCGCAGCAATATCCGCAAATCAATTCCATCAGCCAATTGAACACGGTGTTGCGGGCCGAAGCCGATGACAATCATCTGGTGGCCCTGGACACCGAGTTCGCCAACCGTTCCGACGGCCTGGCGGGCATGGTGGAGCAGTACGGCATGAACCTGACCCGCAAGAATATCCGGCAGATGGACGCGGGCCTGGTCTACACCGCCCTGCGCAACAGCCAGGTGTTCGCCGGTCTGGTGTACACCACCGACGGCCGGCTGAACGCGTTCAAGCTGAAGTTGCTGGAAGACGACAAGCATTACTTCCCCGACTACACCGCCGCGCCGGTGGTGCGCCAGGCGTTCCTCGACGCGCACCCGCAACTGGCCGCGCAACTCAAGCCCCTGGCCGAGTTGTTCGACGATGAAACCATGCGCCAGCTCAACGCCCGCGTGGACGTCAACCATGAAAGCCCCTCCGCCGTTGCCGCCGATTTCCTGCGCCAACATTCGCTGCTCTCAACCCAATGA